In Ectothiorhodosinus mongolicus, one DNA window encodes the following:
- the cyaY gene encoding iron donor protein CyaY, producing MSNASFAVQADEFLEDLVERMSAIDSLADLDADIVDGVLKVEFDDGSKLIINRQEPVRQIWLASPEGPAHYSRSSDGASWEDDKTGEDIYATLNRVFSQKMDEPISL from the coding sequence ATGAGCAATGCTTCTTTTGCGGTTCAGGCGGACGAGTTTTTGGAAGATCTGGTGGAGCGCATGAGCGCCATCGATTCACTGGCCGACCTGGATGCCGATATTGTCGATGGGGTGCTGAAGGTCGAGTTTGATGACGGCAGCAAGCTGATCATCAATCGCCAAGAACCGGTGCGCCAGATTTGGCTGGCTTCTCCCGAGGGTCCGGCGCATTACAGCCGCTCCAGCGACGGCGCCTCTTGGGAAGACGACAAAACCGGTGAAGACATCTACGCGACGCTAAATCGCGTTTTCAGTCAGAAGATGGACGAGCCGATCAGCTTGTAA
- the petA gene encoding ubiquinol-cytochrome c reductase iron-sulfur subunit, whose amino-acid sequence MRMKKPPHPGLAVGDNARRFYYRIGLKLMGVVAAVFVVYVVISAIWGDPTESDSTQATIALRIDLSAIPPGEILERTWQGRPLWVLHRTPEMLGQLEDSAVELYDPSSRWSQQPTAYRNPHRSAEPAYFVVFAQSTDLSCALRWVPADGDNQHAHFVDSCRGSKFDAAGRVWRDQPARRNLVVPDYHIDGHLLLFTR is encoded by the coding sequence ATGAGAATGAAAAAACCGCCGCATCCTGGCCTCGCTGTAGGAGATAATGCGCGGCGGTTCTACTACCGCATTGGGCTGAAACTGATGGGGGTGGTGGCTGCGGTGTTCGTGGTCTACGTGGTCATCAGCGCCATTTGGGGCGACCCCACCGAGTCGGATTCAACCCAAGCGACCATCGCCTTGCGCATTGATTTGAGTGCCATTCCCCCAGGCGAGATACTGGAGCGCACCTGGCAGGGCCGACCGCTTTGGGTATTGCACCGAACGCCCGAGATGCTGGGGCAACTCGAAGACAGTGCTGTTGAACTTTATGACCCCAGTTCGCGCTGGAGCCAGCAGCCCACGGCGTACCGTAACCCCCACCGAAGCGCTGAGCCGGCTTATTTTGTGGTGTTTGCGCAGAGCACGGATTTGTCGTGTGCGCTGCGCTGGGTGCCCGCGGACGGTGATAATCAGCATGCGCACTTTGTCGACTCGTGTCGTGGCTCAAAATTTGATGCAGCGGGCCGGGTGTGGCGCGATCAGCCGGCGCGGCGCAACCTGGTGGTGCCCGACTACCACATCGACGGTCATCTGCTGCTGTTCACCCGCTAA
- a CDS encoding dihydrolipoyllysine-residue acetyltransferase codes for MSSVVEIKVPDIGDFKDIEVIEVLVKEGDTVQPEDSLITLESDKASMDIPSPQGGVIKGLKLKAGDRVSEGTPILDLEASDGASESAGDGASDSAAATESDSSAAPASSPPPADAPEPSSAAPASAAAQAKAPAPAAAPAAQAAAASPAGLRPPPITTPIDEEAFRKAHASPSVRRFARELGVDLGHLSGTGPKGRILKEDIQDFVKRLAAQGPATGGLSLLPVPEIDFTRFGAVDYQPLTKINRLTGQNLHRNWVTIPHVTQFDEADITELDAFRKQLAAEYKDKGVKITFLAFLMKALVSALKEYPRFNASLDPTGEQLIIKQYYNMGIAVDTPDGLVVPVVRDVDRKSLVELARETAEISEKARNRRLKTQDMEGGCITITSLGGIGGTHFTPIVNAPEVAILGVSRAGMQPVWNGQEFMPRLILPLSLSYDHRVIDGALGARFTTYLSGLLSDMRRMLL; via the coding sequence ATGAGCAGTGTCGTAGAAATCAAAGTCCCCGATATCGGCGACTTCAAAGACATCGAGGTGATCGAGGTTTTGGTCAAGGAGGGCGATACCGTCCAGCCTGAGGACTCGCTGATCACCCTGGAGTCGGATAAGGCCTCCATGGATATTCCCTCGCCACAGGGCGGGGTGATTAAGGGCCTGAAACTTAAAGCCGGCGATCGCGTCTCCGAGGGCACGCCGATTCTTGATCTCGAGGCCAGCGATGGCGCCAGCGAGAGTGCCGGCGATGGTGCCAGCGATAGCGCCGCTGCCACCGAGTCAGACTCCAGCGCCGCACCAGCCAGCAGCCCGCCGCCCGCTGACGCGCCCGAACCCAGCAGCGCCGCACCGGCTTCCGCAGCAGCACAAGCCAAAGCGCCAGCGCCAGCCGCTGCACCCGCCGCACAAGCCGCCGCTGCTTCCCCGGCAGGGCTGCGTCCACCGCCGATCACGACCCCCATCGACGAAGAAGCTTTCCGCAAAGCCCATGCCTCGCCTTCGGTGCGCCGCTTTGCCCGCGAGTTGGGCGTAGATTTGGGTCATCTTAGTGGCACCGGACCCAAGGGCCGGATTCTCAAAGAAGACATCCAAGACTTTGTGAAGCGCTTGGCCGCGCAAGGCCCGGCCACAGGCGGTTTGAGCCTCTTGCCCGTGCCCGAGATTGATTTCACTCGCTTTGGCGCCGTCGACTATCAACCGCTGACCAAGATCAACCGACTCACGGGGCAGAACCTGCACCGCAACTGGGTCACCATCCCGCATGTCACGCAGTTCGATGAAGCCGATATCACCGAGCTCGACGCTTTCCGCAAACAGCTGGCCGCCGAATACAAAGACAAGGGCGTGAAAATCACCTTCCTAGCGTTTTTGATGAAGGCCCTGGTCTCGGCTTTAAAAGAATACCCGCGTTTTAACGCCTCGTTGGATCCCACCGGCGAGCAGCTAATCATCAAGCAGTACTACAACATGGGCATTGCTGTGGACACCCCCGATGGCTTGGTCGTGCCGGTAGTGCGTGATGTGGATCGCAAATCCTTAGTCGAGCTGGCGCGAGAGACTGCCGAGATCTCCGAAAAAGCCCGCAATCGCCGCCTCAAAACCCAAGATATGGAGGGTGGCTGTATCACCATCACCAGCTTGGGCGGTATCGGCGGCACGCATTTCACGCCGATCGTAAACGCCCCAGAGGTCGCTATTCTTGGCGTCTCGCGGGCCGGCATGCAGCCGGTATGGAATGGTCAGGAGTTTATGCCGCGGCTGATTTTGCCGCTGTCACTGTCCTATGATCACCGCGTGATTGATGGTGCCTTGGGGGCGCGCTTCACCACTTACTTAAGCGGCCTGTTGTCGGATATGCGCCGCATGCTGCTGTAA
- the lpdA gene encoding dihydrolipoyl dehydrogenase, translated as MMADAKASDVTPDLQCQLLVLGSGPGGYTAAFRAADLGLDVVLVERYPVIGGVCLNVGCIPSKALLHAANVIDEAATFATHGIEFGAPKINLPKLAEYKNGVIGKLTKGLAHLAKQRKVRVVQGVGQFVSPHSVSVSHDGQEHMIGFEQAIIAVGSQPIRLPGLPWEDERVMDSTGALELRDIPKRLLVIGGGIIGLEMACVYEALGSKVTVCELSSDLMPGVDRDLVKPLEKRLAGRYENIFLKTRVTSAKASKKGIEVSFEGDKAPANDCFDRVLVSVGRSANGGKIGAEAAGVSVDERGIIAVDRQMRTNVSHIFAIGDVVGAPMLAHKATHEGKVAAEVAAGQKSSFDARSIPSVAYTHPEVAWAGLTETEAKQKGIAYKKGVFPWAASGRAISVGGDAGLTKLLVDDQDRVIGAGIVGPHAGELIAETMLAMELGADVADLGLTIHPHPTLSETVGFAAEVLHGSITDILPPR; from the coding sequence ATGATGGCCGATGCCAAAGCCAGTGATGTAACCCCCGATCTGCAATGCCAACTGTTGGTACTGGGCTCCGGTCCGGGCGGCTACACCGCGGCGTTTCGCGCTGCCGACTTGGGTTTGGATGTGGTGCTGGTTGAGCGTTATCCGGTGATCGGCGGGGTGTGTTTGAACGTCGGCTGTATTCCCTCAAAAGCGCTTTTGCATGCTGCCAATGTCATTGATGAGGCGGCCACATTCGCCACTCATGGTATTGAGTTCGGTGCACCGAAGATCAACCTGCCCAAGCTGGCGGAGTATAAAAACGGCGTCATCGGCAAGCTTACCAAGGGTCTGGCGCATCTGGCCAAACAGCGCAAAGTGCGGGTGGTGCAGGGCGTAGGGCAGTTCGTATCGCCGCATTCGGTCAGCGTGAGTCATGATGGCCAAGAACACATGATCGGCTTTGAACAAGCCATCATCGCCGTGGGCTCACAACCCATTCGTCTGCCGGGGTTGCCTTGGGAAGATGAGCGGGTGATGGACTCCACCGGCGCTTTGGAGCTGCGCGATATCCCTAAGCGATTGTTGGTGATTGGCGGCGGTATTATCGGTCTGGAGATGGCCTGCGTTTATGAGGCATTGGGCTCGAAAGTCACGGTGTGTGAACTGTCCTCAGATCTCATGCCGGGTGTGGATCGTGACTTGGTCAAGCCCTTGGAAAAACGCCTTGCCGGCCGTTACGAAAATATCTTCTTAAAAACCCGCGTGACCTCGGCCAAGGCCAGCAAAAAAGGCATCGAGGTGAGCTTTGAGGGTGATAAGGCTCCGGCCAATGACTGTTTTGATCGCGTGTTGGTCTCGGTGGGCCGCTCTGCTAATGGCGGCAAGATCGGCGCCGAGGCGGCCGGCGTCTCCGTGGACGAGCGTGGCATTATCGCCGTGGATCGGCAAATGCGCACCAATGTCTCGCATATTTTTGCCATTGGCGATGTGGTGGGCGCGCCCATGCTGGCGCATAAAGCGACGCACGAGGGTAAGGTCGCCGCTGAAGTCGCCGCCGGGCAGAAATCCAGTTTTGATGCGCGCAGTATTCCCAGCGTGGCCTACACCCATCCCGAAGTGGCTTGGGCGGGTCTCACCGAAACCGAAGCCAAACAAAAGGGCATTGCTTATAAGAAAGGCGTGTTTCCCTGGGCGGCCAGCGGCCGGGCCATCAGTGTCGGCGGGGATGCCGGCCTGACTAAGCTGCTTGTCGATGATCAGGATCGCGTGATTGGTGCAGGTATTGTCGGGCCACATGCCGGTGAGCTGATTGCCGAGACCATGCTGGCGATGGAGCTGGGCGCGGATGTAGCCGATCTGGGGCTGACTATTCACCCGCATCCGACGCTGTCAGAAACCGTTGGCTTTGCGGCAGAAGTGCTACACGGTTCGATCACCGATATCCTGCCCCCGCGCTAG
- the mpl gene encoding UDP-N-acetylmuramate:L-alanyl-gamma-D-glutamyl-meso-diaminopimelate ligase: MKHIHILGIGGTFMGGIALLAKAAGYHVTGSDTGVYPPMSTLLAEQGITFQEGYDPNWGSYPNVVVGNVISRGNPSLEYVLNQGLAYTSGPQWLAEHVLKDRWVLAVAGTHGKTTTASILAWILEYAGLEPGFLIGGVPGNFGVSARLGRSPFFVVEADEYDTAFCDKRSKFVHYHPRTLILNNLEFDHADIFPDLAAIERQFHHLIRIVPGNGLVISRYGDEALERVLAQGLWTPVTRFGTDSDADWGITPALQDAFPMPGQHNQLNALAALLAARHAGVALEVGIEALSQFQGVKRRLELRGEVGGIRVYDDFAHHPTAIGATIAALRQHVGSERVIAVLEPRSNTMRLGVHEQALAPSLKQADATWVYASPDIGWDVAAAMRPLGDQVRVETDIDALLHSLKADLRPGDHVLIMSNGGFAGLHQRLLSELQGRLSPQSGDQL; the protein is encoded by the coding sequence ATGAAGCACATTCACATCCTCGGCATTGGCGGCACCTTCATGGGCGGCATCGCACTTTTGGCCAAAGCTGCCGGCTACCACGTCACCGGCAGCGACACTGGCGTCTACCCACCCATGAGTACCCTGCTCGCAGAGCAAGGCATCACCTTCCAAGAGGGGTACGACCCCAATTGGGGGTCGTACCCCAATGTGGTGGTGGGGAATGTGATTAGCCGTGGTAATCCTTCGCTGGAATATGTGCTGAATCAGGGCTTGGCTTATACCTCCGGGCCGCAGTGGCTGGCCGAGCATGTGCTCAAAGACCGCTGGGTGTTGGCCGTGGCTGGCACACATGGCAAAACCACTACCGCCAGTATCTTGGCATGGATTTTAGAATACGCCGGGCTTGAGCCGGGGTTTTTGATTGGCGGGGTGCCGGGTAATTTCGGGGTCTCAGCGCGCTTGGGGCGCTCGCCGTTTTTTGTGGTCGAGGCCGATGAATACGATACGGCGTTTTGCGATAAGCGCTCTAAGTTTGTGCACTACCACCCGCGGACGCTGATCCTCAACAATCTAGAGTTCGATCATGCGGATATCTTCCCCGATCTTGCAGCGATTGAGCGGCAATTTCACCATTTAATACGCATTGTGCCGGGTAATGGGCTGGTCATCAGCCGCTATGGGGATGAAGCGCTGGAGCGGGTTTTGGCCCAAGGCCTGTGGACACCTGTAACACGCTTTGGCACCGACTCTGATGCTGACTGGGGCATCACGCCAGCGCTACAAGACGCTTTCCCCATGCCCGGGCAGCACAATCAGCTCAATGCTTTGGCGGCCTTACTGGCAGCGCGTCATGCCGGCGTGGCACTCGAGGTCGGCATCGAGGCGCTCAGCCAGTTTCAAGGAGTGAAGCGTCGCCTGGAGCTGCGCGGTGAAGTGGGCGGGATTCGCGTCTATGATGACTTCGCGCATCACCCCACAGCCATCGGTGCCACCATTGCCGCTTTGCGCCAGCACGTGGGCAGTGAGCGTGTGATCGCTGTGCTGGAGCCGCGCTCAAACACCATGCGCCTCGGTGTGCACGAGCAGGCCCTAGCCCCCAGCTTAAAACAAGCCGACGCCACCTGGGTTTATGCCAGCCCTGACATCGGTTGGGATGTGGCCGCGGCCATGCGCCCCTTGGGTGATCAGGTCAGGGTGGAAACCGACATCGATGCCTTATTGCACAGCTTGAAGGCGGACCTACGGCCCGGGGATCATGTGCTGATTATGAGCAACGGCGGCTTTGCCGGCCTGCATCAGCGCTTACTATCGGAACTTCAGGGCCGTTTGTCGCCGCAATCGGGAGATCAGCTTTGA
- a CDS encoding 2-hydroxyacid dehydrogenase gives MSQTSRQPGLSQGVILDLETLAPRDLDLSRLRACLPHWRDYEYTLPDQTAERMAGAEVVITNKVVVGAADMDAAPELELIVVSATGTNNVDLAAAAERGITVCNVRNYGTASVAQHVFALILALTTRLNEYQRDVQAGAWHASRQFCLLDHPIRELAGKSLGIVGHGTLGSATAALARAFGMRVLIAQRRGTTPQEGRTPFETVLSESDLLSLHCPLTPETQHLIDAQALRAMRSDALLINTARGAIVDNAALAEALRAGEIGGAGIDVLESEPPPEDHPLLQSDIPNLIVTPHIAWAAREARQRMVDLLADNITAFAAGHPINEVSA, from the coding sequence ATGAGTCAGACCTCGCGGCAGCCAGGGCTCAGCCAGGGCGTCATCCTGGATCTTGAGACCCTGGCGCCGCGGGATTTGGATCTTTCTCGCCTGCGTGCTTGCCTGCCTCACTGGCGGGACTATGAGTACACCCTGCCCGATCAGACCGCAGAGCGTATGGCAGGTGCCGAGGTGGTGATTACCAACAAAGTGGTGGTGGGCGCCGCCGATATGGATGCAGCGCCTGAGCTCGAGCTCATCGTCGTTTCCGCCACGGGCACCAATAACGTCGATCTGGCTGCTGCCGCCGAGCGCGGCATTACGGTGTGCAATGTACGCAATTACGGCACGGCGTCGGTCGCTCAGCACGTGTTCGCGCTGATCTTGGCACTGACCACGCGTCTTAACGAATATCAGCGCGATGTGCAGGCCGGGGCTTGGCATGCCAGCCGTCAGTTCTGCCTTTTAGATCACCCCATCCGCGAGCTTGCCGGCAAGTCTTTGGGCATTGTCGGCCACGGCACCCTCGGCAGCGCCACCGCCGCGCTGGCGCGTGCCTTTGGCATGCGCGTACTCATCGCGCAAAGAAGGGGTACGACCCCACAAGAGGGTCGTACCCCATTTGAGACGGTGCTCAGTGAAAGCGATTTGCTCTCGCTGCATTGCCCGCTGACTCCTGAAACCCAGCATCTGATTGATGCGCAAGCGCTACGGGCGATGCGCTCGGATGCGCTGCTGATTAATACGGCGCGAGGGGCGATTGTGGATAATGCGGCGCTGGCCGAGGCTTTGCGCGCTGGTGAGATTGGCGGTGCGGGCATTGATGTGCTGGAGAGCGAGCCGCCGCCGGAAGACCACCCATTGCTGCAGTCAGACATCCCCAATTTGATCGTCACGCCGCACATCGCTTGGGCGGCGCGTGAGGCGCGTCAGCGCATGGTGGATTTATTGGCCGACAACATCACGGCCTTTGCCGCTGGCCATCCCATCAATGAGGTCAGCGCCTGA
- a CDS encoding VacJ family lipoprotein — MAGNRLSQILALLLAVGLLGACASVPEYSRDDRDPFESYNRAMFTVNDAVDRAVLKPVAQGYKAATPRPVQNSVGNFFSNLLEIRNAFNNVLQGKFHNAASDFTRLIMNTSFGVLGLFDVATPMGLEKSQEDFGQTLGVWGVPSGPYVVLPMLGPSSVRDAPARVVDWELDPAIRAGLGDERYALLALDIVHVRARLLSTERALDEVATDRYMAIRNAYLERREFLVRDGAPSSDQQLDFLRELEEDGMP, encoded by the coding sequence GTGGCCGGTAACCGCCTTAGTCAAATCTTGGCGCTGCTGTTGGCCGTGGGTCTTTTGGGCGCTTGCGCCAGCGTGCCTGAGTACTCGCGTGATGACCGCGATCCCTTCGAGAGCTACAACCGCGCGATGTTTACTGTGAATGACGCGGTGGATCGGGCGGTATTAAAACCGGTGGCGCAAGGCTATAAAGCGGCGACACCCCGGCCGGTACAAAACAGCGTCGGTAATTTCTTCAGCAATCTGCTGGAGATCCGTAATGCCTTTAATAACGTCCTGCAGGGCAAGTTTCACAACGCCGCCTCTGATTTCACGCGCCTGATTATGAACACCAGTTTCGGGGTTTTAGGTTTGTTTGATGTAGCCACCCCCATGGGACTGGAGAAGAGTCAGGAAGATTTCGGTCAGACCCTGGGAGTCTGGGGTGTGCCCTCGGGTCCTTACGTGGTTCTGCCGATGCTCGGGCCCAGCAGCGTGCGCGATGCGCCGGCGCGGGTGGTCGATTGGGAACTCGATCCGGCGATTCGTGCGGGTCTGGGTGATGAGCGTTACGCCTTGTTGGCGCTAGATATCGTCCACGTAAGAGCGCGCTTGCTATCTACCGAGCGGGCTTTGGATGAGGTAGCCACCGATCGCTATATGGCCATCCGCAATGCTTATCTTGAGCGGCGCGAGTTTCTGGTGCGCGATGGTGCTCCCAGCAGTGATCAGCAGCTGGATTTCTTAAGAGAGCTGGAAGAAGACGGTATGCCTTAA
- a CDS encoding argininosuccinate synthase yields the protein MAEPIKKVVLAYSGGLDTSVILKWLEDTYGCEVVTFTADIGQGEELEPARAKAQAMGVQEIYIDDLREEFVRDFVFPMFRANTVYEGEYLLGTSIARPLIAKRLIEIANETGADAISHGATGKGNDQVRFELGAYALKPGVKVIAPWREWDLNSREKLLAYAEQHQIPVDMKRGKKSPYSMDANLLHISYEGNQLEDPWCEAEEDMWRWTVSPEAAPDAPEYLEIQFAGGDPVALNGESLSPATLLERLNQIGGRHGIGRLDLVENRYVGMKSRGCYETPGGTILLKAHRAIESLTLDREAAHLKDELMPRYASLIYNGYWWSPERQMLQALIDASQVHVNGLVRLKLYKGNVIVAGRQSQSDSLFDTHIATFEDDAGAYDQKDAEGFIKLNALRMRIAAQRGR from the coding sequence ATGGCAGAACCCATCAAAAAAGTCGTGCTCGCGTATTCAGGTGGGCTGGATACCTCCGTGATTCTCAAGTGGCTGGAGGATACTTACGGCTGTGAGGTGGTGACGTTCACTGCCGATATTGGTCAGGGCGAAGAGCTTGAGCCAGCGCGCGCCAAAGCCCAGGCCATGGGCGTTCAAGAAATCTACATCGATGATTTGCGCGAGGAGTTCGTGCGCGACTTCGTGTTCCCGATGTTTCGTGCCAATACCGTGTATGAAGGTGAATATCTGCTGGGCACCTCGATCGCGCGCCCCTTGATCGCCAAGCGCCTGATCGAAATCGCCAATGAAACCGGCGCTGATGCCATCTCGCATGGCGCCACCGGCAAGGGCAATGACCAGGTGCGTTTTGAACTGGGTGCCTATGCGCTAAAGCCCGGGGTTAAAGTTATCGCCCCCTGGCGGGAATGGGATTTGAACTCGCGCGAAAAACTCTTGGCCTATGCCGAGCAGCACCAAATCCCCGTCGACATGAAGCGCGGCAAGAAATCCCCATATTCCATGGATGCCAACCTGCTGCATATCTCCTATGAGGGCAATCAGCTGGAAGATCCTTGGTGTGAAGCGGAAGAGGACATGTGGCGCTGGACCGTCTCTCCTGAGGCGGCCCCCGATGCGCCGGAGTATCTGGAAATCCAGTTTGCCGGCGGTGACCCTGTGGCCTTAAATGGTGAGTCGCTATCGCCAGCAACCCTGCTGGAGCGCCTCAATCAAATCGGAGGTCGTCACGGTATCGGGCGGCTGGATTTGGTTGAAAACCGCTATGTCGGCATGAAGTCTCGCGGCTGTTATGAAACTCCTGGCGGCACGATCTTATTGAAAGCGCATCGCGCGATTGAGTCGTTGACCTTAGATCGCGAGGCCGCGCATCTCAAAGATGAGCTGATGCCGCGGTATGCCAGCTTGATTTACAATGGCTATTGGTGGAGCCCAGAACGCCAGATGCTACAGGCCCTGATCGATGCTTCGCAGGTGCATGTCAACGGGCTGGTGCGCTTGAAGCTCTACAAAGGCAATGTCATTGTGGCCGGACGGCAGTCGCAATCCGACAGCCTATTTGATACCCATATCGCCACTTTTGAGGACGATGCCGGTGCTTATGATCAAAAGGACGCGGAAGGCTTTATTAAACTCAACGCGCTGCGTATGCGGATTGCGGCTCAGCGTGGCCGGTAA
- a CDS encoding class I SAM-dependent methyltransferase translates to MQRVDDRLELHFASFDAPSPDRLVVDFTKGRMGYRGPRAGRRNEPLARAIGLKAGDCPHVIDTTAGLGSDAFILAQLGCTVTLCESHPLLAALLEDGLKRAAQHEALAPTIARMQLIPGDARDTLRTHQADVVYLDPMYPHRQKSAAAKKPMQLLQRLLGAHGQGEDLLELALGRASSSGVRPPNGVAPRFARVVVKRPLRAPPLGEIKPHHSIEGSSTRFDVYLGNYSK, encoded by the coding sequence CTGCAGCGTGTCGATGACCGACTAGAGCTCCATTTTGCGTCGTTCGATGCGCCCTCGCCGGACCGCTTGGTGGTGGATTTCACCAAGGGGCGCATGGGTTACCGAGGTCCACGAGCGGGCCGGCGTAATGAGCCTTTGGCGCGGGCTATCGGTCTCAAAGCTGGCGACTGCCCGCATGTCATCGATACTACTGCTGGCCTGGGCAGTGATGCCTTTATCCTCGCGCAGCTGGGCTGCACAGTGACGCTGTGTGAGTCCCACCCCCTACTCGCAGCGCTCCTCGAAGATGGCCTAAAACGCGCGGCGCAGCATGAGGCCCTGGCACCAACCATAGCGCGTATGCAGCTGATCCCCGGCGATGCTCGGGATACGCTAAGAACCCATCAAGCCGACGTCGTCTACCTCGACCCCATGTACCCGCATCGGCAAAAATCAGCCGCCGCGAAAAAGCCTATGCAGCTGTTGCAGCGCCTGCTGGGAGCGCATGGCCAAGGCGAGGATCTTTTGGAGCTTGCCTTAGGCCGAGCTAGCTCCTCTGGGGTACGACCCCCAAATGGGGTCGCACCCCGTTTCGCTCGGGTGGTGGTCAAGCGCCCGCTGCGTGCGCCGCCATTAGGCGAGATCAAGCCGCACCACAGCATCGAGGGCAGCAGCACGCGGTTTGATGTCTACCTCGGCAACTACTCTAAATAA
- a CDS encoding nucleotidyltransferase family protein has protein sequence MEKALDIEQRHAEIARDILQRFVSDKKVLVFGSRATGTAKPFSDLDLAILGEDPLPLPLMAAIREAFAESDLPYKVDIVDWAAVTPRFRDVISSHAREL, from the coding sequence GTGGAAAAAGCTCTCGACATCGAGCAACGCCATGCAGAGATCGCTCGGGACATACTGCAGCGCTTTGTGTCTGATAAAAAAGTATTGGTATTCGGATCACGGGCTACCGGCACAGCCAAGCCATTCTCCGACTTGGATTTGGCTATACTCGGCGAGGATCCGCTGCCACTCCCGTTGATGGCCGCCATAAGAGAGGCATTCGCTGAGTCAGACTTGCCATATAAGGTTGATATAGTCGACTGGGCCGCTGTGACCCCTCGATTCCGCGACGTCATAAGC
- a CDS encoding Bax inhibitor-1/YccA family protein produces MEARSADTLSRSQAGARTLATNKVIRNTYLLLSMNLAFSAMVAFVAMATGAKPVSWILMIAVFLGMPFAIHALRNSIWGLPATFVFTGVMGYILGPIVGFYLGMANGPAIVGGALATTAVAFVGLSGYALATRKDFSFLGGFVLVGFLVILAAIVANLFLAIPALSLAISSAAVMLVSAAILWDTSRMVHDGEANYITMTVSLFANIYVLFLHLMNLFAAFTGDN; encoded by the coding sequence ATGGAAGCTCGCAGTGCTGACACGCTTTCTCGTTCCCAAGCCGGCGCGCGTACGCTGGCCACCAATAAGGTCATCCGCAATACCTATTTGCTGTTGTCCATGAATCTGGCGTTCAGCGCTATGGTGGCCTTTGTTGCCATGGCTACCGGCGCTAAACCGGTGTCGTGGATTCTGATGATCGCGGTCTTCTTGGGTATGCCCTTCGCGATTCATGCTCTGCGCAATAGCATTTGGGGCCTGCCAGCGACCTTCGTATTCACCGGTGTCATGGGCTATATCCTGGGTCCCATCGTTGGCTTTTATCTGGGCATGGCGAACGGCCCGGCGATTGTCGGCGGCGCGCTTGCAACGACCGCGGTGGCCTTTGTGGGCCTGTCTGGCTATGCCTTGGCGACCCGCAAGGACTTTAGTTTCTTGGGCGGCTTTGTGCTGGTCGGCTTCTTGGTCATTTTGGCAGCTATTGTGGCGAATTTGTTCTTGGCAATTCCGGCCTTGTCGCTGGCGATATCCTCGGCGGCAGTGATGCTGGTATCGGCGGCCATTTTGTGGGACACCAGCCGCATGGTGCATGACGGTGAGGCCAATTACATCACCATGACCGTGTCGCTGTTCGCCAATATCTATGTGTTGTTCCTGCATTTGATGAACCTGTTCGCCGCGTTTACCGGCGATAACTAA
- a CDS encoding nucleotidyltransferase substrate binding protein — translation MNLDTSPLERAIQRLAEGWDRYQQDTNDLQIRDGLIQRFEFTYEISHKTLKRYLEATAANPQAIDAMVFADLIRTANEQGLLLGSWPNWRNYREMRSKTSHTYEESIALEVVDGIPAFLDEARHLFEQLQQRQS, via the coding sequence ATGAACCTTGATACCAGTCCCCTAGAACGCGCCATCCAAAGGCTAGCTGAAGGCTGGGACCGCTATCAGCAGGACACGAATGATCTCCAAATCCGCGATGGCCTCATCCAACGCTTTGAATTCACATATGAAATCAGCCACAAAACGCTAAAGCGCTACCTCGAGGCCACTGCTGCAAACCCACAAGCCATCGATGCCATGGTGTTTGCCGATCTCATTCGCACAGCCAATGAGCAGGGGCTGTTGCTAGGCAGTTGGCCGAACTGGCGTAATTACCGCGAGATGCGCAGCAAAACCAGCCACACCTATGAAGAGAGCATCGCCTTAGAAGTGGTCGATGGCATCCCGGCATTTCTTGATGAAGCAAGACATCTCTTTGAGCAACTGCAACAGAGGCAGTCCTAA